The Alistipes megaguti sequence TATTCAAGACATGCGAAATAAAAAGTTGCATTCGAGATGCAATATTTTTATGGTTCATGCATTTTTATAATAGCTAACAATTAAAATAGATAAAAAATGAATACGAAAGACTTTTTCGGAATGCTGCTCATGGTATTCCTCGCCGTGGCAGGACTGACGGCATGCAGTGACAACGACAACGATAATTTGACAAATATTGCCGAAACTGAATGGTATGGCAGCCATGTTGTCTCCACGGCTACCAATGAGGGTGTGGAGGAAACACATACGGCAATTTTAGGATTTATATTTTCCGAAGATGGAACAAGCTGTACTGTTGAAACGGGAATCGAAACGCTTATGTCAGTTAATAGGGTTACTAAATATGTAAGTTACTCTCCATTGACACATTCCGTAACTTTAACAGAATCGCCCAATTCGTCCACAACAGAATATTACGGCGTGATTGAAGGTGAATCTATGCAAGTGCAGTGTTGTGTGGATGGTAAACCATCGGATGAGGTTATCACACTATTCAGAAAGAAATAAAGTATGAAAAAATTCTTGGATTTCAAATGTCTTATTATCCAATGCCATATCATTCGACAACTTCCACACCTTTAAGAAGAACTATTCTATGCAAGTGCCGTTTTGAAATCATAGATTAAATTAGAACGGTTACTAACTCGTAAAGGAAGATATATTTATCATCTTTGCAATCTTTGTTGCATATTCTATGATTACCTATCATACACCCCCTCTGCAACATCGCCAACCTCTTTGAGTATATGGCGATGTTTTATTTCGTCAAAAGGCTGGCTACTCTCCGCATAGTCACAGAGCCAACTTTCATTGATAATAAACTTATAAAGCAAAAGGTTATAAAAGAAGAAAGAACTTTTCAAAAATATAATTGTACAGCAGAAACAATGCCTCCAACTGTGTTACATGTCGGTGATATTATTGGATTATAAAGAAAAATATTTGTAAGGTGTAATCTACAGGGTACTATACCATGTATGTAATGTAACGAACTGAAAATAATACGGATAATCAAAAACTATATTCAAATAAGCCTTTAATAGTGTAACTAATGAATGATAACCCAGAAAGTTAGATAAAACTTTCTGGGTTATCATCGTTTAATGCCACACCTTTTTTACTAAACGGCTAAGTATATTTCCTTATATCAAAAGAAATATCGGCTTTTTCCCCGGCATCCTGCTTCGTAAAACCTTCGACCTTATCCATATATTCGTCAATAAGATTGTCTATTTTCTGTTGGAAACCGGATTCATTTTCAAGGAAAGCCAGCAATTGGGTGCCGGACAGCTTATGCCGTATAGTGTGGACAGCACGGATAATCTTGGTCTCATCAGTAGAGTTATCCACCAGCACATCAGCCATATTGTTCATGTCTTCATATGTCAATGCAGTATTGAAATCCGGGTCCGGTTCAGAATCCGCAGGTATCATCAATTCACGTTTTTCTTCATCGGACAGACCGTTTTTCCCGCCAGAAAGAGTGTCATCCACATCATCGGCATTGATTTCCCTGTCTTCCTCTACAGGTATCTTCTCCAAAGGTTCAGAACGAACCGGTACTTTCTTACGAATATCAGGGTCTTCAAGATATACAATCTTTGTCTTGCCGATTACATCATCATCTGAAACCGGTGATGCAGTTTCACTTACGGCAGAATTCTTATGAATGTGCTTTCCTACCGGCACCGTATCTTCAGACGTGGTCTGTGTTTCCGGTTTTCGCCACACGTCCTTTTTCTTCTTCAGATGTTTCCTGCGAAGTTTCCATAATCTGACACGGACGATACGTAGCCAACGGACAAGCCCGTCCCATAAACCGTACATTCTGCTTCCGAAAACAAATACCCATAAATGATTAAGTATGATGGTCACACATATCGTCTTGACCATAAAATATAAAATCGTTACCATAGTGCTTACAAATATTTGGTGTTATTCCCATTATACAATTTCTGTTACGGACACTTTCAATGTCATTTTCATGAATATGTTCCCTAACTATTCTTTATATAAAGGTTGATTATTGATCTGATTGTTATAAAGACTGTTTATTTCCTCCCGGTACTGCTCCAAATGAGCGGTCAGAATATCATCGATATATTTTGACATACTGACTCCCGGGGCCACAACGGACAGGAATCTCCGTATGAACTGGTAATTTTCCAGACTGATATAGGCCTGCTGTCTCAACTGGATATTACCACCCTTGAGGAACTGCCTGCGGTACGAACCGGATTCATCCTTGCGTTTTTTCTGTCTTACGGCACTTTTCATATCATGACCGCCGGTATCGTCCCCCTTTTCCTGTATATCTTCTTCTACAGATTCCTCGTCAATGATTACGTCTTTCGGAGCATTCTTGCCATAGACCGGAACATCCCCTGCCATAATTCCCCGGAGAAGTTCCTCATTTACTGTTACCTGTTTCTTCGCCATGACATTCCAGTTTTAATTTAACAAAAAGTTCCTCTGCAAGTTCTGCGAGTCCGCTGCCTTTCATCAGCTTGGCTGGAGGCGGGAAAAGGGTACAGCGGAAAAAGGATTTGTTGAGAAGTGACAATTCCTTTTCATAACGGTTGGTTTCCGGAACAATGGTATCCAGAACATTCAATTCCAACTTGTGCATAATGGCACAATAGGCGTCGAATACTTCCGTTGAAGCACGGGCATCCTTTTTGGTCCAGAAAAAGAAGAACTCTTTCAACGGAATATCCTTCATTTCCCTGATATAATCCAGAACGGTTGTAGAAAATGACAGACTGCTCTGCATCACTATCCGGTCCGGAACAATCGGAGTCAGCACGTAATCCATATTGACAATGGTATTGAGAACCCCTCTGGAATTTACCGTTCCGGGCAGATCCACGATAATCAGGTCATAATCACCGCCCGCCGCCAGTTCGTCTGCCGTCTGACGGGCATTCTCCGCCTTCGATCCTACAATCGTGTAGGCTTTCTTCTTGATACGCTCGAACTGGGATACCATTAGCTGCTTGAAATATTCACTGTGTTCGACAGTACGCATATCCCTCTCTTTCATACGGACCAGACTGAACTGTGGGTAGTCACAGTCAACAACCGCAACATTCAGTCCTTTCAGATAATGGTAATACCCGGCAAGCAAA is a genomic window containing:
- a CDS encoding DUF4122 family protein; translation: MVTILYFMVKTICVTIILNHLWVFVFGSRMYGLWDGLVRWLRIVRVRLWKLRRKHLKKKKDVWRKPETQTTSEDTVPVGKHIHKNSAVSETASPVSDDDVIGKTKIVYLEDPDIRKKVPVRSEPLEKIPVEEDREINADDVDDTLSGGKNGLSDEEKRELMIPADSEPDPDFNTALTYEDMNNMADVLVDNSTDETKIIRAVHTIRHKLSGTQLLAFLENESGFQQKIDNLIDEYMDKVEGFTKQDAGEKADISFDIRKYT
- a CDS encoding DUF3408 domain-containing protein — protein: MAKKQVTVNEELLRGIMAGDVPVYGKNAPKDVIIDEESVEEDIQEKGDDTGGHDMKSAVRQKKRKDESGSYRRQFLKGGNIQLRQQAYISLENYQFIRRFLSVVAPGVSMSKYIDDILTAHLEQYREEINSLYNNQINNQPLYKE
- a CDS encoding ParA family protein; translation: MKKETVYVALCNQKGGVGKSAMTILLAGYYHYLKGLNVAVVDCDYPQFSLVRMKERDMRTVEHSEYFKQLMVSQFERIKKKAYTIVGSKAENARQTADELAAGGDYDLIIVDLPGTVNSRGVLNTIVNMDYVLTPIVPDRIVMQSSLSFSTTVLDYIREMKDIPLKEFFFFWTKKDARASTEVFDAYCAIMHKLELNVLDTIVPETNRYEKELSLLNKSFFRCTLFPPPAKLMKGSGLAELAEELFVKLKLECHGEETGNSK